In Salisediminibacterium beveridgei, one DNA window encodes the following:
- the speB gene encoding agmatinase — MNFFDEGYSGRTYILASKSYDNADTVLFGMPMDWTVSFRPGSRFGPNRVREASIGLEEYSVHQNKTLEDLKMHDAGDMLLPFGNAAKSIDMIEAWVDQLLSDGKFPLGIGGEHLVTWPVIRAFSKKYQDLAIIHIDAHADLREHYEGEKLSHSTPMRKACELLGPENVYSFGIRSGMKEEFDYAAESGMFMAKYDVLEPLKKKLPELAGRPVYLTIDIDVLDPAHAPGTGTCEAGGITSRELIEAIGAISQSDALVVGADLVEVAPAYDPADITAIAASKMIREMLLGFTGK; from the coding sequence ATGAATTTTTTTGATGAAGGCTACTCCGGACGAACCTACATCCTTGCCAGCAAAAGCTATGACAATGCCGATACGGTCCTCTTTGGGATGCCGATGGACTGGACGGTCAGCTTCCGCCCCGGGTCAAGATTCGGCCCGAACCGGGTTCGCGAAGCATCCATCGGCCTCGAAGAATACAGTGTGCACCAGAACAAGACCCTGGAAGACTTGAAGATGCATGATGCCGGGGATATGCTGTTGCCGTTTGGTAATGCGGCAAAAAGCATCGACATGATTGAAGCCTGGGTCGATCAGCTCCTTTCTGACGGGAAATTTCCACTGGGCATCGGTGGCGAACACCTCGTGACCTGGCCGGTCATCCGCGCTTTTTCCAAGAAGTATCAAGACCTGGCGATCATTCATATTGATGCCCATGCCGACTTGCGGGAACATTATGAAGGCGAGAAACTGTCTCACTCCACGCCGATGCGTAAGGCGTGTGAACTGCTGGGGCCGGAGAATGTCTACTCCTTCGGGATCCGCTCCGGGATGAAAGAGGAATTCGACTATGCGGCTGAATCCGGCATGTTCATGGCGAAATACGATGTGCTCGAACCACTGAAGAAAAAACTGCCGGAGCTCGCCGGCCGGCCTGTATATCTCACCATCGACATCGATGTCCTTGACCCCGCGCATGCACCCGGAACCGGGACGTGCGAAGCAGGGGGCATCACGAGCCGGGAACTCATCGAAGCGATCGGCGCCATCAGTCAGTCCGATGCTCTCGTCGTCGGGGCAGACCTGGTGGAAGTGGCGCCTGCCTATGACCCGGCAGACATCACGGCCATCGCCGCCAGTAAAATGATCCGTGAAATGCTCCTTGGTTTTACAGGGAAATAA
- a CDS encoding M20 family metallopeptidase, translating into MGELHKYLSSHVNHMTEDLVKLVKAESPTQDKEAVDHCGRLIQRMFYDAFGVQPEIFPEERQGDHFKFTLGDGKTRVLFLVHFDTVWDKGKLPIEERDGKLYGPGPFDMKSGIIQAMWAMKALKETTGGFDGLTIDVLCTSDEEIGSLSSKALIKETAKDADLVLVTEGPVHDNGALKTSRSGVGIYELIVRGHSSHAGSHHQAGRSAIKELAHQILHLEGMTDYSIGTTVSIGIVEGGGRVNVVPDYARASIDFRVKTSEEAERMVKAVEGLTPFTEGVTLEINGELNRPPMERTPDTVALFRIMQEAAWTVGFEIDEAHIGGGSDGNFTSGMGVPTIDGLGGIGDGAHANHEHIVIGEMPKRTAMIAETLKRIGTEGFQRG; encoded by the coding sequence ATGGGAGAATTACACAAATACTTAAGTTCACATGTGAATCACATGACGGAAGATCTCGTGAAACTGGTCAAAGCAGAGTCACCCACACAGGACAAAGAAGCGGTGGATCACTGCGGCAGGCTCATTCAGCGCATGTTCTATGATGCGTTTGGCGTTCAGCCTGAGATCTTTCCTGAAGAAAGACAGGGGGATCACTTCAAATTCACCCTCGGAGACGGCAAGACCCGGGTCTTGTTCCTCGTTCACTTTGACACCGTCTGGGACAAAGGCAAGCTGCCCATCGAAGAACGTGACGGTAAGCTCTACGGCCCTGGCCCTTTTGATATGAAGAGCGGCATCATCCAGGCGATGTGGGCGATGAAGGCCCTCAAAGAGACGACCGGCGGTTTCGATGGTCTGACGATTGATGTACTCTGTACGTCGGATGAAGAAATCGGGAGCCTCAGTTCCAAAGCACTGATTAAAGAAACCGCAAAGGATGCAGACCTCGTGCTCGTCACGGAGGGCCCTGTGCACGACAATGGTGCCTTGAAGACCTCGAGAAGCGGTGTGGGCATTTATGAGCTCATTGTCCGCGGCCATTCCAGTCATGCCGGAAGCCATCATCAAGCCGGGCGCAGTGCCATAAAAGAGCTGGCCCACCAGATTCTTCACCTCGAGGGGATGACGGATTACAGTATCGGTACAACGGTGAGCATCGGTATTGTGGAAGGCGGTGGCCGGGTGAATGTCGTTCCGGACTATGCCAGGGCCTCGATTGATTTTCGTGTGAAAACGTCTGAGGAAGCCGAGCGCATGGTCAAGGCCGTCGAAGGACTGACGCCGTTCACCGAAGGGGTGACCTTGGAGATCAACGGGGAACTGAACCGCCCTCCAATGGAGCGCACCCCGGATACCGTAGCGTTGTTTCGGATCATGCAGGAGGCCGCCTGGACCGTTGGCTTTGAAATTGATGAGGCCCACATCGGCGGGGGCAGTGACGGGAATTTCACGTCAGGGATGGGTGTGCCGACCATTGACGGACTTGGCGGAATCGGGGACGGTGCCCATGCAAACCATGAACATATCGTGATCGGCGAGATGCCGAAACGGACCGCCATGATTGCCGAGACCTTGAAGCGAATCGGAACAGAAGGATTTCAACGAGGCTGA
- a CDS encoding ABC transporter substrate-binding protein codes for MKKAMKMRAAWLSVAGLTLLAACGGNDDNEANNENAGAGNDDDNAEVNDNNDGNNEDVDEDLAGANEMLDDGTLVIAMGTDMVSWDVHDHGNTSTEAVHVNVFDYMFKRAEGTMDIEPHLVDEYETIEDDVWEFTLRDDVYFHNGDQLTAEDVKFTFDRVLGDESLSEHARFTQLGEIEIVDEFTLRFNTDGPQPTILNRLAQTGASIIPKDYIEENGIEEFLENPIGSGPYEYDEWIRDDRVVLTKNDNYFLGDDYTEWDEVVFRAVPESSTRVGELLTGGAHVVTDVPPNEWPRVDDNPGTSHVTAESNRTMLIIARQTEGSPGSDPRVLEAIEYAIDNEAITEQVMSGSAVPTRTRVLPGNVGANEELFDTYLYDPDRSRELLAEAGYEDGLELTLQSPQGRYLMDSDIAEVIAGMVGEVGIDLNVEFLEWSQFIEHYQNNTNEDLMLLGLATSLYDAAQALDHYYSDSPLNEGRMDWVNEEFDELFFDAETNMDPESRVEQYHEAQELVAEGRPHIYLHSINMNFGVNDELDYTPRHDEIYYVNEIRRR; via the coding sequence GTGAAGAAAGCAATGAAAATGCGTGCCGCCTGGCTGTCTGTTGCAGGTTTGACACTGCTCGCTGCCTGTGGAGGCAACGACGACAACGAGGCAAACAATGAAAACGCGGGTGCCGGGAACGATGACGACAACGCAGAAGTGAATGACAACAACGACGGCAACAATGAAGACGTCGATGAGGATCTCGCTGGAGCCAATGAAATGCTCGATGACGGGACGCTGGTGATTGCCATGGGTACGGACATGGTTTCCTGGGACGTGCACGATCACGGGAATACGTCCACGGAAGCAGTCCACGTCAACGTATTTGACTACATGTTCAAGCGGGCTGAAGGAACGATGGACATCGAACCGCACCTGGTTGATGAGTACGAAACCATTGAAGATGACGTGTGGGAATTCACACTTCGTGACGATGTATACTTCCACAACGGTGATCAGTTGACCGCCGAAGACGTGAAATTCACCTTTGACCGCGTACTCGGGGATGAATCCCTTTCTGAACACGCCCGTTTTACACAACTGGGTGAGATTGAAATCGTTGACGAATTTACGCTTCGATTCAACACAGATGGCCCTCAGCCAACGATCTTAAACCGCCTCGCTCAAACAGGCGCGAGCATCATTCCGAAAGATTATATTGAAGAGAATGGCATCGAAGAGTTTCTTGAGAACCCGATCGGTTCCGGACCTTATGAATACGACGAATGGATCCGCGATGACCGCGTTGTTCTTACGAAAAATGATAACTACTTCCTCGGTGATGATTACACGGAGTGGGATGAAGTCGTGTTCCGCGCCGTACCGGAATCCTCTACACGGGTTGGTGAACTCCTGACGGGTGGCGCGCACGTTGTAACGGATGTGCCGCCGAACGAATGGCCACGAGTGGATGACAACCCGGGTACAAGCCATGTGACGGCAGAGTCCAACCGGACGATGCTGATCATTGCCAGACAGACGGAAGGATCACCAGGCTCGGACCCGCGGGTTCTAGAAGCCATCGAATATGCGATTGACAATGAAGCCATCACCGAGCAGGTCATGAGCGGATCAGCTGTACCGACAAGGACACGGGTACTTCCGGGTAACGTCGGCGCGAACGAAGAGCTCTTTGACACGTATCTCTACGATCCGGACCGCTCCCGCGAACTGCTTGCAGAAGCCGGTTATGAGGACGGCCTTGAACTGACACTGCAATCCCCGCAGGGACGTTACCTGATGGACTCGGACATTGCCGAAGTGATCGCCGGCATGGTCGGGGAAGTCGGCATTGACCTGAACGTGGAATTCCTGGAGTGGAGCCAGTTCATCGAGCACTACCAGAACAACACAAACGAAGACCTGATGCTGCTCGGTCTTGCCACATCCCTTTACGATGCTGCACAGGCGCTTGATCATTACTATTCCGATTCACCGCTCAATGAAGGCCGTATGGACTGGGTGAACGAAGAGTTTGACGAATTGTTCTTCGACGCTGAGACGAATATGGACCCTGAATCGCGTGTGGAGCAATATCACGAAGCGCAGGAGCTCGTCGCTGAAGGACGACCGCACATCTACCTGCATTCCATCAATATGAACTTCGGTGTGAACGACGAACTGGACTACACACCGCGTCACGATGAAATTTACTACGTCAATGAAATCCGAAGACGTTAA
- a CDS encoding ABC transporter permease, whose translation MKKFLLQRLLQLIPVLIIMTFIVFSLVYVAGDPVALMLPEEATTEDVARMQESLGLNEPFYKQYAIFLGNAVQGDFGESYRYNQDAMSIVLERLPATFELAIASMIFATLIAIPMGIWSATRRNTFIDLFITGGSVLGKAMPNFWLGIMFILILAVNTQIFPVSGRGTIMHVILPAFTLGTAVAAEMTRLTRSNMIEILQQDYVRTAKAKGIANGFVVYKHSFRNALIPVITIMALQTSTLVGGAIVTEQVFAWPGIGQLLVQAVNARDMAIVQAAVFIIALLVIGINLIADILYRLLDPRIKY comes from the coding sequence GTGAAGAAGTTTCTGCTTCAACGTTTGCTTCAATTGATACCGGTCCTTATCATTATGACCTTCATTGTGTTCAGTCTCGTCTACGTGGCAGGTGACCCGGTTGCGCTTATGCTCCCGGAAGAGGCGACGACAGAAGACGTTGCCCGTATGCAGGAGTCCCTGGGCTTGAATGAACCTTTTTACAAACAGTACGCCATTTTTCTCGGGAATGCCGTTCAGGGTGATTTTGGCGAAAGCTACCGCTACAATCAGGATGCGATGTCCATCGTTCTCGAGCGCTTGCCGGCAACCTTTGAGCTGGCCATTGCCTCCATGATCTTCGCAACACTCATTGCGATTCCAATGGGGATCTGGTCTGCGACACGTCGCAACACCTTCATCGATCTCTTCATTACCGGGGGATCGGTTCTTGGAAAAGCGATGCCGAACTTCTGGCTCGGGATTATGTTCATCCTGATCCTGGCAGTGAATACGCAAATCTTTCCGGTATCCGGAAGAGGCACTATCATGCACGTCATTTTGCCGGCCTTTACGCTCGGAACGGCAGTGGCCGCAGAGATGACGCGGCTGACCCGTTCGAACATGATCGAAATCCTTCAGCAGGATTATGTCAGGACCGCCAAAGCGAAAGGGATTGCCAACGGTTTCGTTGTGTATAAACACTCCTTTCGAAATGCGCTGATCCCGGTCATTACGATCATGGCACTTCAGACGTCCACTTTGGTGGGCGGTGCGATTGTCACCGAGCAGGTTTTTGCCTGGCCAGGCATCGGACAGCTTCTGGTGCAGGCGGTGAACGCCCGTGATATGGCCATTGTGCAGGCAGCGGTGTTTATCATTGCGCTTCTCGTCATCGGCATCAATTTGATCGCCGACATCCTGTACAGGCTGCTCGATCCCCGAATTAAGTACTAG
- a CDS encoding ABC transporter permease: protein MSQPIQTDPSPDGPDQAPVSATRHKKNSPLKRWAKLLFRSTTGTVGLFIVLIVIFVGVFADQIAPFGVNEQNYANMLAPPSWQEGGTPEHLLGTDNLGRDILSRLIYGTTVSLLVGVFSVVVAGALGMVAGLYAGYYGGWTDTILMRLVDAFLSIPNILFVLVILAVFNPGIMTLIFAIGATNWVIYARLIRGEVLSVKEREYVKAAKSIGTKNFTIMRRHILPNVFSTFIVVSTLSVATTIILEASLSFLGMGVSPPDISWGYMLADGRDYLATNWWLATFPGLAITVTVLGIIFLGDWLRDVLDPRSQG, encoded by the coding sequence GTGAGTCAACCGATACAAACCGACCCGAGTCCAGACGGACCGGATCAGGCACCGGTTTCAGCAACAAGACACAAGAAAAACTCACCGTTGAAACGATGGGCTAAACTTCTGTTCCGCAGCACCACTGGAACAGTCGGGCTTTTCATTGTTTTAATCGTGATCTTTGTCGGCGTTTTTGCCGATCAAATCGCACCGTTTGGCGTCAATGAACAGAACTATGCCAATATGCTCGCGCCCCCGTCATGGCAAGAAGGCGGTACGCCTGAACATCTTTTAGGAACAGATAATCTCGGACGCGACATCTTAAGCCGGCTCATTTATGGGACGACCGTTTCATTACTCGTCGGCGTATTTTCCGTTGTCGTCGCCGGCGCGCTCGGCATGGTTGCCGGGCTGTATGCCGGTTATTACGGCGGCTGGACCGATACCATTCTCATGCGACTCGTCGATGCCTTTCTGTCGATTCCAAACATCTTGTTTGTCCTCGTTATTCTGGCCGTCTTTAATCCGGGGATCATGACCTTGATCTTTGCGATCGGGGCGACGAACTGGGTCATTTATGCGAGGCTGATCCGCGGGGAAGTATTATCGGTGAAGGAACGGGAGTATGTCAAGGCGGCAAAATCCATCGGGACGAAGAATTTCACGATTATGAGAAGACACATTTTACCGAACGTCTTCTCCACATTCATTGTCGTCTCCACATTGAGTGTTGCGACGACGATTATTCTCGAAGCATCCCTGAGCTTTCTCGGTATGGGCGTCAGCCCGCCGGATATTTCGTGGGGCTATATGCTCGCTGACGGCCGGGACTACCTGGCGACGAACTGGTGGCTCGCCACATTCCCAGGGCTTGCGATTACCGTAACCGTTCTCGGGATCATTTTCCTCGGTGACTGGCTGAGAGATGTACTCGATCCGCGATCACAAGGATGA